A genomic segment from Gossypium hirsutum isolate 1008001.06 chromosome D04, Gossypium_hirsutum_v2.1, whole genome shotgun sequence encodes:
- the LOC121216147 gene encoding uncharacterized protein, translating into MHWGHGIGAVLVSPEGDHYPLTARLNFFCSNNMAEYEACIMGLCAAIEKKIKILEVHGDSALVIYQIRGEWEVRYSKLVKYRDFVAELVKEFKEVTFQYFPREENQLADPLATLASMFKANRETEIIPLEMSIYEASAHCFSIEKESEGRPWFHDILEYIKNQRYPEQANKNEKRTITRMATGFVLDRDVLYKRGKDQMLLRCVDNVEARRILEDVHEGICGTHANGFTMARQIMRLGPISPKASNRHRFFFEVIDYFTKWVEATSFANVTKTIVYYFTLSPEDERSSRSG; encoded by the exons ATGCATTGGGGGCATGGGATCGGAGCAGTCTTAGTGTCACCGGAAGGAGATCATTACCCGCTCACTGCCAGATTGAACTTCTTCTGTAGTAATAATATGGCagagtatgaagcttgcatcatgggacTTTGTGCAGCTATCGAGAAGAAAATTAAAATCTTAGAAGTACACGGGGACTCAGCATTAGTGATTTATCAAATTCGCGGAGAATGGGAAGTAAGATATTCGAAATTAGTCAAGTATCGCGATTTCGTGGCGGAATTGgtcaaagaattcaaagaagTGACTTTTCAATACTTCCCACGAGaggaaaaccaattggctgaccCCTTAGCcaccttggcttcaatgttcaaagcaaatagagaaacagaaataatacCTCTCGAAATGAGCATATATGAGGCCTCCGCACACTGTTTTAGCATTGAAAAAGAGTCAGAGGGACGACCGTGGTTTCATGACATCTTGGAGTACATTaaaaatcaaaggtatcccgagcaAGCAAACAAGAATGAAAAAAGAACAATCACAAGAATGGCGACTGGTTTTGTTCTTGACAGGGATGTCCTAtacaaaagaggaaaggatcaaaTGCTCCTGAGATGCGTGGACAATGTTGAAGCCAGAagaatacttgaagatgtccacgaAGGAATTtgtggaacgcatgccaatgggttTACTATGGCTAGGCAGATTATGAGGCTTG ggccaatttctccgaAAGCTTCCAATAGACATCGATTCTTCTTTGAGGTTATagactacttcacaaaatgggtagaagccacttCGTTTGCTAATGTGACGAAAACTATAGTCT ACTACTTCACCCTATCGCCCGAAGATGAACGGAGCAGTAGAAGCGgctaa
- the LOC107898628 gene encoding 60S ribosomal protein L17-2 → MVKYSKEPDNPTKSCKARGSDLRVHFKNTRETAFAIRKLPLVKAKRYLEDVMAHKQAIPFRRFCGGVGRTAQAKNRHSNGQGRWPVKSAKFILDLLKNAESNAEVKGLDVDALHISHIQVNQAQKQRRRTYRAHGRINPYMSSPCHIELILSEKEEPVKKEPETQLAASKSKKSQASS, encoded by the exons ATG GTGAAGTATTCGAAGGAACCCGATAATCCCACCAAAT CCTGCAAGGCAAGGGGCTCTGATCTTAGGGTTCATTTCAAG AACACAAGGGAGACAGCTTTCGCCATTAGAAAGTTGCCATTGGTTAAGGCTAAAAGGTATTTGGAGGATGTTATGGCCCACAAGCAAGCCATACCGTTCCGACGCTTTTGTGGTGGTGTTGGACGTACGGCACAAGCAAAGAACAGGCATTCTAACGGACAAGGTCGCTGGCCTGTAAAATCGGCAAAGTTCATTCTAGATTTGCTGAAGAATGCTGAGAGTAATGCCGAG GTTAAGGGTTTAGACGTCGATGCACTCCATATTTCTCACATCCAGGTTAACCAGGCCCAAAAACAAAGGCGTCGTACTTACCGAGCTCATGGAAGAATCAACC CTTACATGTCCTCTCCTTGCCACATTGAGTTGATTTTGTCCGAGAAGGAAGAACCTGTCAAAAAAGAG CCTGAGACTCAATTGGCAGCAAGCAAGTCCAAGAAGTCCCAAGCTTCTTCTTGA
- the LOC107898026 gene encoding cold-responsive protein kinase 1 produces MDSGIWQSFRFNLEEIETATQYFSESNLLGKSNFAATYKGFLRDGSAVVIKSISKTSCKSNDSEFLKGLNVLASLKHENVVWLRGFCCSKARGGCFLVYDFIPNGNLLQYLNVKDGDGTVLDWSTRVSIVKGIAKGIAYLHEYKVNKPALVHQNISAEKVLIDHRFNPLLSDFGLHNILTIDIVFGSLKASAAMGYLAPEYANTGRFTEKSDVNAFGTLVLQLLSGKQKVTSSVRLGAETRKYQDFIDSNLHGRFFEHEVAKLARIAWLCTHECPIERPSMEEVVQELGNCNGRP; encoded by the exons ATGGACAGTGGAATTTGGCAAAGTTTTAGGTTTAATTTAGAAGAAATAGAGACTGCAACTCAGTACTTTTCGGAGTCGAATTTGTTGGGAAAAAGTAACTTTGCTGCTACATATAAAGGGTTCCTTAGAGATGGATCAGCTGTTGTGATTAAAAGCATTAGCAAAACTAGTTGTAAATCAAATGATTCCGAGTTCTTGAAAGGATTGAATGTTTTAGCATCGTTGAAACACGAGAATGTAGTCTGGTTAAGAGGATTTTGTTGCTCAAAAGCACGCGGTGGGTGCTTCCTCGTTTATGATTTCATCCCTAACGGAAATTTACTACAGTATCTCAACGTAAAGGATGGTGACGGCACAGTCCTAGATTGGTCTACTAGAGTTTCCATTGTTAAAGGCATAGCCAAAG GGATAGCATACTTGCATGAATACAAAGTAAACAAACCGGCTCTCGTTCACCAAAACATATCAGCCGAGAAAGTGCTCATCGACCACCGGTTTAATCCCCTACTTTCAGATTTCGGCTTACACAACATCCTCACCATTGACATTGTCTTTGGTTCACTCAAAGCCAGTGCTGCCATGGGTTATCTCGCACCCGAATATGCCAACACGGGTCGTTTCACCGAGAAGAGCGACGTTAACGCGTTCGGGACACTTGTTCTCCAACTCCTTTCGGGTAAACAAAAGGTGACCAGCTCGGTACGTTTAGGAGCTGAAACTCGTAAGTACCAAGATTTCATAGACTCGAACCTTCACGGTCGGTTTTTTGAACACGAAGTGGCTAAACTAGCAAGAATAGCATGGCTTTGCACTCATGAATGTCCTATAGAAAGACCATCAATGGAGGAAGTGGTCCAAGAATTGGGTAACTGCAATGGCCGTCCTTAA